agTATAGACATTTGAATTATTATATTCAGTATAATAACCATCAATTATTAATCCCCATATCTGGTGTGTTCTTGATCTTCCTGTGGCAGTCTACTTGTGCACCCAGTGGCATAGATCCAGACTCAGAAGGCTACTTTGTCAAAAACGAGAAAAGGTCATTTTCATATATGAAAGGAATTATATTACTATGTtagtatgtttttttattttcttggtttttgcAGATCTACCTTTACTAAAATTAACATCTCCATCTGTCATCTGTTTCTTAGTTTCACAACATGTCCTCCCCTTTGTTAGTTTGTCAATGTCAACATTGTCAGTGTACTGCCATTATCTTGTCACCAAGTTGAGGTCATGCACTTCTAAAATTCTTGCGTCGTTTCATCCATGTCACTCCTCATTTTCTCTTCCTATGGGTTCGTATGAGGTTCCATCTGTGTtacttctcattttcatttttaaagggTATTTGGGTCATAGTCTCATGCACTAATTTAGAATAGTTGAATGAAAGGTAGTGGATTTGACAATCACTATGTGGCCAGTATGGATGGTGTCAATTACTCCAAAGTTAGTGATGCATGGGAATGCTTTTATCATGGTAACTGATACATTGCTTCAGTTAGTTGAGATAAGTTTTGATTGTCAATTAAATTGTGGCTCTCCATTTTGGAATGTTTCCATTGTCTCACCATTTAATAGTTTGTGTATTTAGACTTTAGAGTGGGGATGACAACTAATTGCTATCAACGGTTTTGGAGGCACTTTTAATATTAAGTTTCATTATTCTCTTGAAGTGGATGCATTGGGAAATTGTTATTCTTGTCAACTTATTTGAATATTCCTTGTTTGACTTTGACTtattatttgtgttttttttttgcacaaatTAGGGATGTAATTGGGCGTTATGCTTTACGCTCGTATGCATTCAGATTTATGTTTAAGTGCACTGGGCATGAGGTTAGTGCCCAGGACTGTCTAGGGCCCTTGCTGGGCCACCTAGGGGCTTCTTCCTTTATATCTTCAActttcttaaaagttaaaaacttatAATATTAAAGTCTgttacttgtaatttttttaactgCTTTTGACTTCAGTATTCTTAATTAAGTTTGTGTTTCAGATCTTTTAGTCCCAGGTAGACTAATTAGTGTCGTCTAGATGTTTTAGACCCTAGCTAAGCACTGACTGTAGAACATTAACTATCTAGTGTTTAATAGGTCGTATAAATATACATATCAAGAAATATGACAAATATGGTGTTTCATTTCTGTTCATTAATACTGAGATTTTATATTCTCAGTCCTCTGTCCTCTTTCTGCATTAGACTCTTATGGTGAATCCATCCAGGTTTTACTTAGTCAATCTCACCGATTTCGAGCACTGGTTCTTCTTGGGAAGTTCTTGGATATGGGACCTTGGGCTGTTGACCTGGTAAGTTTTTTTAtgcctctttttttcttccagaCTTGTAAGCTTTCTTCAAAGTTTTTTATGTTATTATACCTTATCCATTATTTGGTTTTTGATCGTTGTTATTCTCTAGGCTTTGTCAGTTGGGATCTTTCCCTATGTGCTTAAATTGCTGCAAACTACAGCAATGGAACTGAGGCAGATCCTTGTCTTTATATGGACCAAGATCCTTGCACTTGATAAGGTAATGCTGTTtcaaggtgttttttttttttaggttgttGAGCTCTTAAATTTCTTTAGTAAGATTTTCTACTTTCCATTTCAGCTGATAGATGCtctatctttcctttttttttctgaacatTTTTTGAGTTCTTGTTGTGGCTCATCTAAAATTTTGGAGCAAtgatgttcttttctttttgtgcattttctAGCTTTTCAATTACTGAACTTTgatattgttcttgtttttgtccCTTGTAAGTTTCCCGTAGTATTTTAGTAGTGTTAGTTTCACCAGAGTTTCTCTTGGTTTTTATTTCTAGTTTTCAAATGTTGTGGAATTCCTGTTTGACATTCATTCTTTTGCAAGTTCAGTCGTGCCAGGTTGATTTAGTGAAGGATGGAGGACATGAGTATTTCATCAAATTTCTTAATTCCGTGGACGCTTATCCTGAACAACGGGCAATGGCTGCATTTGTTCTTGCTGTTATTGTTGATGGACATCGGCATGGTCAGGAAGCTTGTATTCAGGCTGATTTAATTGATAAATGCTTGCAACATCTGAACGCTCCTAATCCACATGATGCACAGACCGAGCCTCTGCTTCTTCAGTGGCTTTGTCTGTGCCTGGGAAAGCTGTGGGAGAATTTCCCTGAAGCACAATTAATGGGTCTGCAGTATGGTGCGCCTTCAACATTTGAGCGTCTTTTGTCAGAGCCTCAACCTGAGGTCTGCTCTTCTCTTGTTCCCTGACTAAATTAATTATTCATTTCTCATGTTCCAGAAAAGCAATATGGTGAAGTAGATAATTTCTCTGCAGGTTAGAGCAGCAGCTGTTTTTGGACTGGGTACACTCTTGGATGTTGGATCTGACTCATTGAGAGATGGTCTAAGATGTGACGATGATTGTGACGATGACGAGAAAATCAAAACTGAATTGACTATTGTTCAGAGCCTTTTTGGTGTTGTTAATGATGGAAGTCCTCTTGTTAGGGCTGAGGTTTCAGTTGGTATGAATATTCCCTTAACTCATGAGTGAGCTGGTGTTTCCATAAATGATTTAGAAGTAGGTGTGGTTGCCCATTGAAGTGTGTCCTCAAGCACCTGCTAATGGTAGTTTATAATTGTATATGCTGTATAAACGTGTAGGTATCTATATGTGGATGTCACACGTTTTGTGAACCTTTTTATCATGAATTTATctgtttttacattttttaaatcgGTAGAGGAATTATATGTAGGTTGCACTCATTGTGAAGTTTCTTTGTTGAGAGGAATTGAACAATCAGAAGTTCTCTTATTTCCTGTTCCTACTTTCTTGCAGCTCTTGGAAGGTTTGCCTTTGGGCACAATAAGCATCTAAAGTCTATTGCTGCTGCATATTGGAAATGTCAGTCTAACTCTCTGCTGAGTGCATTGCCTTCATTGGCAAATATACGGAGTCCCCCAACTGGCTATGCTGGGTCGTCTCAATTTTTGCATAGTGCAAGTGTTGTCTCTACACCAGTTGGTGCCGTTCTGAGGGTTGGTGGCGATAGCAGCGCTCTAGTTCGTGATGGAAGGTCTTCAGCCAGTAGCCCTCTTCCTGCTGCTGGGATTATGCATGGTTCTCCGTTGTCTGATGATTCCTTTGAGCATTCTGAATCTGCTATTCTATTGAATGACGCCCCCAGCAATGGGATAATTAGCTCATCAAAGACGAAAACTGTGGATAATGCAGTGTACTCACAGTTTGTCATGGCCGTCTATGCCCTAGCCAAAGATCCATCCCCTCGTATTGCTGGAATAGGTCGACGTATACTTTCTATGATTGGTATTGAACAAGTGCCTACAAATTCATTCCGGCCAAGTGGTGGAAACATTCAGCAGACATCCTCTCTTGCCAACTTCACTCGGTCATCTTCTTGGCTTGACATGAATGCTGGTAATTTTTAGTAATATGCATGTTTAATGCACTTTACATTGTAATACAGCTCCATGGGTATCTAGTTTTTGGTCAGGTTTAGATGCTTACGAGTGCCTTTTCTATATGTGAATACTGAACCAAGTTTAAGCTTGATTTTTTCATCAGGTCGCTTGCCAATGACGTTCAGAACTCCTCCAGTTAGTCCTCCTCGGCAAAGCTATCTTGCTGGAATGCGAAGAGTCTGCTCCTTAGAGTTCAGACCAAACCAACTAAGTTCTGCAGACTCAGGGTTGGCTGATTCGCTTCGAGGGTCTGTTGGGAATTCTGGGGTTTCAGAATGTTCCGTGCTTCCACAATCAACTATCTATAACTGGAGCTCGGGCCATTTCTCAAGGCCCCTTCTTACCTCAGCAGATGAGAATGAAGAAGCTCTGttgagaagagaagagaaggagagactCGCATGGGATTGTATTGCTAAATGCCAACATTCTTGTGAGTCGCAGCGGTTATGCTCAAAAAGCATTCATATCTGttccttttttagttttttaacaaTTTCTCTGGAATTATGTTTCTTTATGtgttaattttgtttaatttctgAGTCGCAGCGGTTAGCAATCTTGGAAATCAAATTACCACTTGGGACATAAGGTCAGATACTGGCACAAAAGCAATGTTAATGCATCCATTCTCTCCTATAGTTATTGCTGCAGATGAGAATGAATGTATCAGGTAATGGTTTATTTTGGCTAGCTCATCAGTTTGAGTTAAGATGTCCCTGAATATTGTTTTTTCATACCAGTCATTTGGGGTTGGGTATGACAGACATGGTTGTTTGATGGCAATTTTACTTCATTGCTTTCTGGACATTGCATggaaaactttttcttcattgACTGTCAGATAAACTGGAAAATGCTTCATTCCTTTTAACAGAAAAAGGATGTTGTTATACAAACCCTTCCTTCAGCAATGTTCTTGGTCTTCAACGGCACTTCTGTTTGTTGTGTTGCTGTGTCTGGATGTGATGGTTTCTGGAAGCCTTTTGACACATAATGATAGAATATGAAGCTGTGTTGGGCAGTTCTAACCGTTTCAAACACACAGCAGTGGTGCTgctgcaaaattttcaaatccgAGTATTATTGTTGTTTTGAACCCTTACCACCCTTTATGCCATAAAAGCTTGACAATCTCTTGAATGATTTTCTTGCTCAATGTTCTCTATGGATTCATTTTGACATAGTTAGCATTGTATTTTCAAATCTACCCAACAAATATCATGTTTCATCTACTCAGATCCCTTAAAGTTGTAATCTCATTGtcggatctctctctctttcacacacgcacacacatacagagACGACAGTCATGGTGCTGCCATGGCAGGATGAAGTTTATCGTGAAAAGTTAGCTGCTCACATTCCTACTAATGGTGATTTGCGGTTTTTCAGGGTATGGAATCATGAGGACACTGTGCTGCTAAATACTTTTGACAACCACAATTTCCGTGAGAAGGGGGTTGCTAAGCTGTGTCTTGTAAATGAGTTGGATGACAGTTTGCTTCTTGTTGCTTCATGTAAGACCTGTTGCTGGCATGTTTAAGGTTGTAGTGGTTCAAATGAGCCACTTTTCTTTGATTGTTTTCCCTATAAAAATGAGCACTGCTTCATCATCAGGTGATGGTAATGTCCGTGTATGGAAAGATTATACACAAAGTGGTAGACAGAAACTTGTGACAGCTTTCTCCTCTATTCAAGGTCATAGACCCGGTGCACGGGGTGTAAATGCTGTTGTTGATTGGCAGCAGCTTACTGGATATTTGGTAAATATCCTTACTCTATGTCTGCATTATGCATGTGTTTTTTCAATGTAAGATGTATGAACTTGCAAAGTGTCTTGCCCATGTTTCGGCATAACATGCACTGGTTCTGACCTAACAtgcattgatgcattttcagtATGCAGCTGGGGAAATATCATCCATTATGGTTTGGGATCTGGACAAAGAACAACGTTCAAATTCAATTTACTCTCTGTCAGACAGTAGCATTTCTGCATTGGTCAGCTCAACTTTCCTTTCTCCATCTCTGTTTCATATTTCTATATATCTGTGTCACTGAACTTTCCTTTCTCGGGCTCTGTTTCATGTTTCTGTATATTTGTCAGGATAGCAACTATTGGTCCATGTAAGATGGGCCTGCCTGCAgataaataataattttgaagTGGATGTATCTCGGGAAAGCACTAAACATATATAGAATCTGACTATGTAAGATCATAGATATAAAGTCAAACGTAATTAAACCAGTGAATAATAAGAATTGCTACTTTGGTTTTAGTAATTAGTAATCAATAACATGTGGCACAGTTTGTACGGTGAATTGAATGGACAACCCTAATTGTTcatgttgtaaacttgtaataCTATACGGCACATTAGAGTGAAACGGCAAACGAGCAAAGAAACGTAGAATATTCGTGCTGTCAACTTTGTATCTActgttttctttattatgtGAGGAGCTTGCAACttaattaagatttttttttaaaaatattctgATTGCAATTTGATTTAGTTTCAAACTTAAGTTGTGGTTACTATTGCACAGTCCGCTTCCCAAGTTTATGGAGGGCAATTAGCCGCAGGTTATGTGGATGGCCATGTCAGGTTATTTGATGTGCGAACACCTGAAAGGCAAGTGATTTCTTGTCTGGAGTTCATCTCCTTTGAAGTGTTATCTATTCTGAAtaggttcaatttttttttacttattctTTAATATTCTATTCTGTACTATTTATACAAATTCTTACAACTTGCAGACACATTGGTACTATGAAGGCTCATTCACAAAGTGTTGAAAGAGTTGTTGGAATTAGTTTCCAACCTGGACTAGATCCTAATAAGGTAATGGGTAAACAAAGCCTCTAACGTATATTAGTTTTGCAGATGTTGAATAAAACAGCTTTGTTGAACCTAGAGGTAGATGCCGGTGAGGCTTATACAATTGTGGAAACTAAATTTCAAATGcatttgtttttctgaattttcaaTTTCAGATTGAGTCCAGTTTGCTTCCATTCCGTTTGTTTGTTAACCCATTTGTACTTTGCTTTGGCATTTTTtattcatcacatgaagttccGGACAATTCATCACATGAATATTTATTCAGCTTAATAAAGATGGCTTTTTTGCTCTTCATTTCACTTGTCTTGCTGCAGATTGTGAGTGCATCTCAAGCTGGGGATATTCAGTTCATGGACATAAGAAGGCACACAACTGCTTATCTTACCATTGAAGCTCATAGGAGATCTTTGACAGCCTTGGCTGTTCATCGTCATGCCCCAGTAATTGCCAGTGGTTCTGCCAAGCAAATAATAAAAGTTTTTAGTCTTGAAGGCGAACAGCTGAGTGTGATACGCTACTATCCTTCTTTCATGGCTCAGAAGATAGGTCCTGTGAGTTGCCTCAGCTTCCATCCCTACAGGGTGCTTCTTGCTGCAGGTACCGGCAGTGGCCCAACCGATTCCTGCATCTCTATTTATGCTGATGAGAACTCACCAGCAAGATGAACATGAAACAATTCCATCTGTTAAGACACATAAAATCATTCTTGCGCTACTGACATTGCGAGAAGCACTGGTTCAGTGGGCAACACCACCGTCATCCCTGCTCCATTCCTCCAGTTTCTTTCCGTTCATATTAAGCACGGGTGCTGTCATTATATGCAATCTGCAACATATTCATTAGGCCTCTCAGGTGTCATGTTCTGCAGGGTTTGGGCATCCAAACTGGAGGCTTTGCAAATAATCCGG
This window of the Nymphaea colorata isolate Beijing-Zhang1983 chromosome 2, ASM883128v2, whole genome shotgun sequence genome carries:
- the LOC116248113 gene encoding regulatory-associated protein of TOR 1 — its product is MALGDPTSRYSVELGMPTRFGHASVASHLDELAQADEDGDVVGSSGGACQRSDAEASSSGIGGSCAVVGAATSLAYLPQTVFLCEPRHDLFEACVPSGPAENGLVSKWRPKDRMRTGCVALVLCLNISVDPPDVIKISPCARLECWIDPFSMAAPKALESIGKALHNQYERWQPRARYKLQLDPTVDEVKKLCNTCRKNAKSERVVFHYNGHGVPKPTANGEIWVFNKSYTQYIPLPITDLDSWLRTPSLYVFDCSAAGMIVNAFRERLDLNPTSTTASSTKDIILLAACEAHETLPQSAEFPADVFTSCLTTPIKMALRWFCSRSLLRDPLFGDIIDKIPGRQTDRKTPLGELNWIFTAVTDTIAWNVLPHELFQKLFRQDLLVASLFRNFLLAERIMRSANCSPISFPVLPPTHQHHMWDAWDMAAEICLSQLLPTHAEPDAEFQPSPFFTEQLTAFELWLEHGSQHKRPPEQLPIVLQVLLSQSHRFRALVLLGKFLDMGPWAVDLALSVGIFPYVLKLLQTTAMELRQILVFIWTKILALDKSCQVDLVKDGGHEYFIKFLNSVDAYPEQRAMAAFVLAVIVDGHRHGQEACIQADLIDKCLQHLNAPNPHDAQTEPLLLQWLCLCLGKLWENFPEAQLMGLQYGAPSTFERLLSEPQPEVRAAAVFGLGTLLDVGSDSLRDGLRCDDDCDDDEKIKTELTIVQSLFGVVNDGSPLVRAEVSVALGRFAFGHNKHLKSIAAAYWKCQSNSLLSALPSLANIRSPPTGYAGSSQFLHSASVVSTPVGAVLRVGGDSSALVRDGRSSASSPLPAAGIMHGSPLSDDSFEHSESAILLNDAPSNGIISSSKTKTVDNAVYSQFVMAVYALAKDPSPRIAGIGRRILSMIGIEQVPTNSFRPSGGNIQQTSSLANFTRSSSWLDMNAGRLPMTFRTPPVSPPRQSYLAGMRRVCSLEFRPNQLSSADSGLADSLRGSVGNSGVSECSVLPQSTIYNWSSGHFSRPLLTSADENEEALLRREEKERLAWDCIAKCQHSSVSNLGNQITTWDIRSDTGTKAMLMHPFSPIVIAADENECIRVWNHEDTVLLNTFDNHNFREKGVAKLCLVNELDDSLLLVASCDGNVRVWKDYTQSGRQKLVTAFSSIQGHRPGARGVNAVVDWQQLTGYLYAAGEISSIMVWDLDKEQRSNSIYSLSDSSISALSASQVYGGQLAAGYVDGHVRLFDVRTPERHIGTMKAHSQSVERVVGISFQPGLDPNKIVSASQAGDIQFMDIRRHTTAYLTIEAHRRSLTALAVHRHAPVIASGSAKQIIKVFSLEGEQLSVIRYYPSFMAQKIGPVSCLSFHPYRVLLAAGTGSGPTDSCISIYADENSPAR